One Mangifera indica cultivar Alphonso chromosome 4, CATAS_Mindica_2.1, whole genome shotgun sequence genomic region harbors:
- the LOC123214674 gene encoding actin-histidine N-methyltransferase has translation MAASKMVIMSSLTHKIRPITCFASYHTRLVPQPPELLKWVKREGGFVHQAVKISPQQDDDSNGLGLVVSQDIPKGSLLIALPDHVPLRFESDGGDEAQSVLVNLARQVPEELWAMKLGLKLLQERAKVGSFWWPYISNLPETFSVPIFFQGEDIKNLQYAPLLYQVNKRCRFLLDFDQEVKRALESLKPNDHPFGGQAIDVSALGWAMSAVSSRAFRLHGKKLADGTRNKIPMMLPLIDMCNHSFNPNAQIVQEEDAGDTELLIKVIAETEIKQNDSLLLNYGCLNNDLFLLDYGFVIRSNPYDNIELRYDGALMDAASMAAGVSSPNFSTPAVWQQKFLSQLNLDGEASSSKVSLGGLQLVEGRLLAALRVLLASDLETVQKHDLNTLQSLSAEAPLGIANEVAVFRTLIALCVIALEHFPTKVMEDESLLKQGVSASTELAIKFRIEKKSMIIDIMRNLSKRVKVLTSKEMTAMQG, from the exons ATGGCAGCTTCAAAGATGGTGATAATGTCATCTCTAACCCACAAAATCCGCCCCATAACGTGCTTCGCCTCTTACCATACGCGACTGGTGCCGCAACCGCCGGAACTGCTGAAGTGGGTCAAGAGAGAAGGCGGGTTCGTGCACCAGGCCGTCAAGATATCACCACAACAAGATGACGACAGCAACGGCCTTGGATTGGTCGTCTCACAAGACATTCCAAAAGGGTCTCTTCTTATTGCTCTTCCTGATCATGTACCGTTGAGGTTTGAATCTGACGGTGGAGATGAAGCTCAATCTGTTTTGGTCAATTTAGCCCGCCAAGTTCCAG AGGAACTATGGGCAATGAAATTGGGCTTGAAGCTTCTGCAAGAAAGAGCAAAAGTGGGAAGCTTCTGGTGGCCATATATTAGCAATCTTCCTGAAACATTCAGTGTTCCAATCTTCTTTCAAGGGGAGGATATTAAAAATTTGCAGTATGCCCCTCTTCTTTACCAG GTAAATAAAAGATGTCGTTTTCTTCTTGATTTTGACCAAGAAGTCAAACGTGCTCTTGAGAGTCTGAAACCAAATGATCATCCTTTTGGAGGCCAAGCAATAGATGTATCAGCTCTTGGATGGGCAATGTCAGCAGTCTCGTCTAGGGCATTTCGCTTGCATGGAAAAAAGCTTGCAGATGGAACCCGCAACAAAATCCCCATGATGCTTCCTCTTATAGATATGTGCAACCATAGCTTCAATCCAAATGCTCAAATTGTTCAGGAAGAAGATGCAGGTGACACAGAATTGCTAATAAAG GTTATAGCAGAAACAGAGATCAAACAAAATGATTCTTTACTTCTTAATTATGGTTGCCTAAACAATGATCTTTTCTTGCTGGATTATGGATTTGTGATTCGTTCAAATCCTTATGACAATATTGAGCTAAGATATGATGGAGCGCTTATGGATGCTGCAAGTATGGCCGCTGGGGTTTCATCACCAAACTTCTCCACTCCAGCTGTGTGGCAGCAAAAATTTTTGTCCCAGCTAAATTTAGATGGAGAAGCTTCAAGTTCCaag GTAAGCTTAGGAGGTCTACAATTGGTAGAGGGACGCTTGTTGGCAGCCTTAAGAGTATTACTTGCAAGTGATTTGGAAACAGTGCAGAAGCATGATTTGAACACACTTCAATCTCTATCGGCTGAAGCTCCCCTTGGGATTGCAAATGAAGTTGCTGTTTTCCGCACCCTTATTGCGTTATGTGTGATTGCACTAGAACATTTTCCTACAAAAGTTATGGAAGATGAATCCCTATTGAAACAGGGAGTTTCAGCTTCTACTGAACTGGCCATCAAGTTCAGAATCGAGAAGAAATCTATGATCATAGACATAATGAGAAATCTCTCGAAGAGGGTTAAGGTTCTAACATCAAAGGAAATGACAGCTATGCAAGGCTGA